In one Capricornis sumatraensis isolate serow.1 chromosome 1, serow.2, whole genome shotgun sequence genomic region, the following are encoded:
- the TMEM41A gene encoding transmembrane protein 41A — protein sequence MHSLLGLLLVFAGSTFALYLLSTRLPRASTLVSAEEAGDRSLWFPSDLAELRELSEVLREYRKEHQVYVFLLFCSAYLYKQSFAIPGSSFLNVLAGALFGPWLGLLLCCVLTSVGATGCYLLSSVFGKQLVVSYFPDKVFLLQKKVEENRNGLFFFLLFLRLFPMTPNWFLNLSAPILNIPIVQFFFSVLIGLIPYNFICVQTGSILSTLTSLDALFSWETAFKLLAIALVALVPGTLIKKVSQKDLRLKEISNAHSLNSRKVT from the exons ATGCACTCGCTGCTCGGCCTCCTCCTGGTCTTCGCCGGCAGCACCTTCGCCCTGTACTTGCTGTCCACGCGACTGCCTCGCGCGTCGACTCTGGTCTCAGCCGAGGAGGCTGGAGACAG GTCACTATGGTTTCCCTCGGACCTGGCTGAGCTGCGGGAACTCTCCGAGGTCCTTCGAGAATACCGAAAGGAACACCAGGTCTACGTGTTCCTGCTCTTCTGCAGTGCCTACCTCTACAAACAGAGCTTTGCCATCCCTGGGTCCAGCTTCCTG AATGTTTTAGCCGGTGCTTTGTTTGGGCCCTGGCTGGGGCTTCTGCTGTGCTGCGTGCTGACCTCAGTGGGTGCCACGGGCTGCTACCTGCTCTCCAGTGTTTTTGGCAAACAGCTGGTGGTCTCCTACTTTCCTGACAAAGTGTTCCTGCTGCAGAAGAAG GTGGAGGAGAACAGAAACGGCCTGTTTTTCTTCTTACTGTTTCTGAGACTTTTCCCTATGACGCCAAACTGGTTCTTGAACCTCTCGGCCCCGATTCTGAACATCCCCATCGTGCAGTTCTTCTTCTCTGTTCTTATCG gtTTGATCCCATATAATTTCATCTGTGTGCAGACGGGCTCCATCCTGTCCACCCTCACCTCTCTGGATGCTCTTTTCTCCTGGGAAACTGCCTTTAAACTGCTGGCCAttgccctggtggccttagtTCCTGGAACCCTCATTAAAAAAGTTAGTCAGAAAGACCTACGTTTGAAAGAAATAAGCAACGCTCATTCTCTGAATAGTAGGAAGGTCACGTGA